One stretch of Thermanaerosceptrum fracticalcis DNA includes these proteins:
- a CDS encoding sensor histidine kinase has translation MPIRWRLTLWYTGILLAVLVVLGSAVYFLLERSLMAEIDRYLEAKATEVVKSTKVVGTLPFFLRQVVLPDVEVFAAPDVYLQVVALKGEIAVRSKNLGNYSLPVDEKAVQEMLKKGTAFQTFSVGEEKFKMILKPLIVEREIVGFLQVARPLKSLTLALGRLKNILVFGGFISVLLALALGWFMSGKALSPIGHLTREAKTIGENRAFHSRVKYVGPRDELGELALTFNKMLENLEEAYRLLEESLQTQKRFVADASHELRTPLTSIQGNVDFLLQLSHESPELQKEVLLDISAETKRLSRLVKDLLTLARADSGLSLNLQEMELKPVLEEVTRQARFLGKNHHFRIEMEEAGDVVLKADVDYFKQLLFIFLDNAFKYTQPGKNVTLIVKRQEDRVELLFADEGPGIPQEDLPHIFDRFYRAGKARSGGGTGLGLAIARWIAVEHGAEISVESTVGQGSIFRISFPIFRKSNTAVGRKV, from the coding sequence ATGCCCATTCGCTGGCGCTTGACCCTCTGGTATACGGGCATTTTACTGGCTGTACTGGTTGTTTTGGGGAGTGCTGTCTATTTTTTACTAGAGCGCTCTTTAATGGCAGAAATAGACCGTTATCTTGAAGCTAAAGCCACTGAAGTCGTTAAATCAACAAAAGTGGTAGGCACATTGCCTTTCTTTCTAAGACAGGTGGTCCTGCCTGATGTGGAGGTCTTTGCGGCCCCTGATGTTTATCTCCAGGTAGTGGCCCTCAAGGGGGAAATCGCCGTACGTTCCAAAAATCTGGGGAATTATTCCCTGCCCGTGGATGAAAAAGCCGTACAGGAAATGCTGAAAAAGGGAACTGCTTTCCAAACCTTCAGTGTAGGAGAAGAGAAATTTAAAATGATTCTCAAACCGCTGATTGTAGAAAGGGAAATCGTTGGTTTTTTACAGGTGGCCAGGCCCCTCAAGTCATTGACACTGGCTTTAGGCCGTTTGAAGAATATTCTTGTATTTGGTGGATTCATCTCTGTGCTTTTGGCTTTGGCCTTGGGTTGGTTTATGTCAGGGAAAGCGCTGAGCCCCATTGGCCACCTGACCCGGGAAGCTAAAACTATTGGAGAAAATAGAGCTTTTCACAGCAGGGTGAAATATGTAGGACCCAGGGATGAGCTGGGGGAACTGGCTTTAACCTTTAATAAGATGCTGGAGAATTTGGAGGAGGCCTACCGTCTTCTGGAAGAATCTTTACAGACCCAGAAAAGGTTTGTGGCCGATGCTTCCCATGAGTTAAGAACACCCCTTACCTCTATCCAGGGAAATGTTGATTTTCTTCTTCAGCTTTCTCACGAGAGTCCGGAGTTGCAAAAGGAAGTTCTTCTTGATATTTCTGCCGAGACAAAAAGGCTCTCCCGTCTGGTGAAAGACCTTTTGACTTTAGCCAGGGCTGATTCGGGCTTGAGTTTAAATCTGCAGGAAATGGAATTAAAGCCTGTCCTGGAAGAGGTAACCCGCCAGGCCCGTTTCTTGGGTAAAAACCACCATTTCCGGATAGAGATGGAAGAGGCCGGAGATGTGGTGCTGAAAGCTGATGTGGATTATTTTAAACAACTGCTGTTCATTTTTTTGGATAATGCCTTTAAATATACCCAGCCTGGCAAGAATGTTACATTAATTGTAAAACGGCAGGAAGACAGGGTTGAACTCTTATTTGCCGATGAGGGACCGGGCATACCCCAAGAGGATTTGCCCCATATCTTTGACCGGTTTTACCGTGCGGGCAAAGCCCGCTCCGGCGGGGGTACAGGTTTGGGTTTGGCCATTGCCCGCTGGATTGCTGTAGAACACGGAGCTGAAATAAGTGTGGAGAGTACGGTAGGACAGGGAAGTATATTTAGAATTTCTTTTCCCATTTTCAGGAAAAGCAATACCGCTGTTGGCCGAAAGGTATGA